The following coding sequences lie in one Hoplias malabaricus isolate fHopMal1 chromosome 14, fHopMal1.hap1, whole genome shotgun sequence genomic window:
- the LOC136665992 gene encoding rhamnose-binding lectin-like, giving the protein MFLKQFLLSLLMAALSGISSAVYIVICGNHRGTLDCGNDVIQVISAKYGRADKVTCSVRQPRKLVQTTNCDSSGTSDIVVQRCNGKKRCDLEATNVVFGDHCFGTYKYLVVSYKCLHLVTSVTCEGKTARLSCGTGVLRIWDANYGRTDTTTCAAGKPSSQVSNTNCFASSSLSVVKNRCEGKKKCTVPATNDMFPEPCVGTYKYLTVVYVCKS; this is encoded by the exons ATGTTCTTGAAGCAGTTTTTACTCAGCT TGCTGATGGCAGCTCTGAGTGGAATCTCTTCTGCAG TTTACATTGTGATATGTGGGAATCACCGAGGCACACTGGACTGTG GAAATGATGTGATTCAGGTCATTAGTGCTAAATATGGACGTGCTGATAAGGTCACCTGCTCAGTGCGACAGCCCAGAAAGCTTGTCCAGACCACCAACTGTGATTCTTCAGGCACTTCTGATATTGTGGTTCAAAG GTGCAATGGCAAGAAGCGTTGTGATTTGGAGGCGACCAATGTTGTCTTCGGTGATCATTGTTTTGGCACTTATAAATACCTGGTAGTGTCCTACAAGTGCCTACATCTTG TGACCAGTGTGACTTGTGAAGGAAAAACAGCTAGACTCTCATGTG GTACTGGGGTCCTCAGGATCTGGGACGCTAACTATGGCCGAACAGACACCACCACATGTGCTGCTGGGAAGCCGTCAAGTCAGGTCTCCAATACAAACTGCTTTGCATCCAGCTCCCTGTCTGTGGTTAAGAACAG GTGTGAAGGTAAAAAGAAATGCACGGTCCCAGCCACAAATGATATGTTCCCTGAACCCTGTGTGGGCACGTACAAATATCTGACTGTTGTGTATGTCTGTAAGTCCTGA